One genomic window of Polyangium aurulentum includes the following:
- a CDS encoding DUF3592 domain-containing protein, translated as MTASVGLIELLRALLLVRAGRTARATVISVKPQGESDTPVPTLRFRTEDGQNFEFQEKMAGASDAQRIGAEVVVIYDPKNPLVARRRAFAQIWGPGLFWLGMGALLLVAALVAHLVA; from the coding sequence ATGACCGCCAGCGTCGGGCTCATCGAGCTCCTGCGCGCGCTCCTGCTGGTGCGTGCAGGGCGCACGGCCCGGGCCACCGTGATCTCGGTGAAGCCCCAGGGCGAGAGCGACACGCCCGTGCCGACGTTGCGCTTTCGCACCGAGGACGGGCAGAATTTCGAGTTCCAGGAAAAGATGGCGGGCGCGAGCGACGCGCAGCGGATCGGGGCCGAGGTGGTCGTGATCTACGACCCGAAGAACCCGCTCGTCGCGCGTCGCCGAGCCTTCGCGCAGATCTGGGGGCCGGGGCTGTTCTGGCTCGGGATGGGCGCGCTCCTGCTCGTCGCCGCCCTCGTGGCGCATCTGGTCGCGTGA